The Sylvia atricapilla isolate bSylAtr1 chromosome 14, bSylAtr1.pri, whole genome shotgun sequence genome includes the window CCTCAGAGCTCGGGTCTCTGGCCACCATGTGAGTTAGCAGCACGTGCACTGCAAGGAGGAAActtggagctgcaggtgctgagcTTTTCCCAGGGCAATAGGAAGCATCTGATGGGAACAAAGGATGTTCCTTCTTCTCCAGCTTTGCAGGGGAGCTGCTTTGCTCGACACGTTTTTGCAGAAAGCTGGGCCAGCAAAGAGCAGGAAGGACGTTGAGATGCTTGAGTGCATCCAGAGGAGTcaatgaggctggtgaggggcttggaacacaaaccctgtgaggaatgagggagctgggggtgtttagcctggagaaaaggagactcagaggtgaccttatcactctctacaactccctgaaaggtggctgtgctcaggtggggttggtctctttctccaggcagcactgacagaacgagagaacacagcctcaagctgtgccaaggggaaTTTAGGTCggatatcaggaaaagttttttacagaaagggtgataaagtactggaatggcctggggaggtggtggagtcactgtccctggaggtgtttaaagtagactggatgtggcacttggtgctgTGGTTTAATTGAGGTGttggggttgggttggactcgatgatcttgcAAGTCTCTTCCAGACTAGTCAATCTGTGAGTTCTGTGAGTTCTGTGAGTTCTGTGAGTTCTGTGAGTGAGTTCTGTGagttctgtgaattctgtgaattctgtgagttctgtgtgttctgtgagTTCTGTGAGTTCTGGAGTTCTGTGAGTTCTGTAAATTCTGTGAATGAGTTCTGTGAGTGagttctgtgaattctgtgagtgagttctgtgaattctgtgaattctgtgaattctatGAGTTCTGTGAGTTCTGTGAGTTCTGTGAGTTCTGTGAGTTCTGTGAGTGAGtcctgtgaattctgtgaattctgtgaattctgtgaattctatGAGTTCTGTGagttctgtgaattctgtgagtTCTGTGAGTGAGTTCTGTGAGTGAGTTCTGTGAGTGAGTTCTGTTAGCTCTGTGAGCTCTGTGAGCTCTGCGAGGTCGTGGCTCCGTGCGCTCTCCTAAAGACAAAACATTTCCCGTCTCGGCGGATCGGCACAAACCACCCCGcaaagcccagccctgctgaccAGATATTCTTTGTCCTTTTGCAGACACGAGCCACCAGGCCCGCTCGGTGTCCAGCCGCCCTTACTACAGCCTGCCCAACAGCAGCCATGAGCGGCGCTCGGTGCTGGCCATCGCGGAGCCGCCGCGCTTCCACTCGCAGGCCAAGGGCAAGAACGTGCGTCTGGACGCGCACTCGCGCAAGGCCACGCGCAGGAACAGCTTCTGCAACGGCGTCACCTTCACCAACAGGCCCATCCACCTGTACGAGAAGGTGCGCCTCAAGCTGGTGGCCGTGCACCACGGCTGGAGCGGCGCCCTGCGCTTCGGCTTCACCATCCACGACCCGTCGCAGATGAGCTCCGAGGAGATACCAAAGTACGCCTGCCCCGACCTCGTCACCCGGCCCGGGTACTGGGCCAAGGCTCTGCCCGAGAGGTTTGCTGTCAGGGACAATATCTTGGCCTTCTGGGTGGACCGGCACGGCAGAGTCTTCTACAGTATTAACGACGAGGAGCCCATCTTGTTTCACTGTGGTATTAAAGTCTCCGGGCCTCTCTGGGCCCTCATAGACGTCTATGGGATCACCCACGAAGTGCAAATTTTAGGTGAGTGCGTTTTTGGGCCTGTGGGTTGCTCTTCTGGTTGGTCTTTCCGATCGCACAGGAAAGATGTATGATCTGTGGGATTATTCCTACGAGGCacttaagaaaattaatttgctgttggttttgtacctcaaattaataattttttttgttctgccaGCAGTAGGGATGCAGAAAGCAATCTATGCCAGAGATGGCAGTGATGGAAAGTGCTAAGGCTGCACATTATGGGAAGGGATAAATGGAAATCTTAACCTGTAACTCCACCCAGCTTTCTCTGAGCTGGATGTGCTGCTTTGGCATGGTAAAACATGGAGCAAGGTCTCAGGGACTCAGGAGACAAAAAGTTGTGGCTTTGTCTATTCTTTCCCAGCTACCAGTTACTTCCAGTCCATTGGAAAACTACCAGTAATTGCCCAAGAATTTCCTggagcccttccccagcccctctctctgctctcgGCCGTGGTCCCACCCAGGCTGGCAGTTTGAGGGGCTGTGTTGGCATTGTGacccttccctggcacaggaaCATCACTCAGAGCCCTGGAATTAGGTGGAGCCTGGCTGATTTACAGCCCCATCCTCAGGGAGAGCTGCAAGAGGGGATGAATCTGTTCCCATTAGCAAGCCCAGCTGATGGCCATGAAATGATTTTCCTTCCGTGGCTTTCACAGCATTGAAATTTCTAATGAATTCAGCGTTAGATGGAGTGTTTGAACTGGGCTGCACCACAGGGAACACTTTTAAAATCCAAGAGAGTTGCCCTTTCCCGGAGGCTCCTCGGAGCTGATGGAGTTTTAACAGCCAAAGCCAGCTGCACCTGCCCCAGGGGatggtgctgccagcccagggatgAGCTGTGGAATGGCGAGTCCAGAGGGCAGGCAGCTCCATCACACATCCTCCTGAACGGTGCCAATTATTTTACAGGCGAGAAGGCCACACATAAACAACGCTTTTTCCCTGTCTGCTGTGCCTCAAATGTGTAATTAAACCTCACCAGCAGCTTGTCCTGTAATTGCAGTTGCGACACACTCCAGCCTCTGGTGCTCgtcacagaggagaaggagTGTTTGCTGTATGGGCCAAGGCAGCTGCTTCACCAGagctctcctttctcctcattcAATTGGAGTTTGAACAATAAAATGCAGCTCCTTGCTGCTCCCCACCTCCAGTCCTGCCTGCAGCATCCAAGAGTTCCCAGTGAAAGATTCAGGTGTGAGCACCTGTACTCtgatgggatttttatttttttaaatttaaataccAAACCCCACAAACTGCCCCAGGAATCAGGGCCATGCTCAGCCACCTGGGGCACCAGGGGACCCAAACTCCTTGCTTGAGGATGTCTCTGCCTCATCCTCCCAAAATGCTGCGAGTTGAGAAAGTTGTGAAATTCAGCTCCACTTCTGAGGCACAGAATGCATCTTTcagcatcacagaatggtttgggtggaaggGATCTTAGAGGTCATCtcattcccaccccctgccatgggcagggacaccttccactatcccaggttgttccaagccccatccagcctggccttggacactgccagggatgggacatctgTCATGGAGCTGGGATGTGTCTGACTCCTCTGTGGGAGGATTTCAtgccacaggagctgtgctggctgagaAGGAGTTGCTCCAGCCATCAGCCCACCCCAGTGGCCTCTCCACTGGGCTTCTGAATGAGGCAGGTTCTGCTTTGCAGCTGCTGGGTGGATTTGggtgtttttccttctttgccaAAAGCCTGGGGATTCTCTCCTCCAAGGAGCAGGCAGCATTGCTGCCGGGCTGCTTCACTCCTCTCCATCTCTGGGAATACCAGGAGTCATTCACACAAACTCTTAAATTCCACCTGCTTTGACTTTGCTCAGTGCAGTCAACCATTCAGAgtgaggctgccccaggcagggctggaggtaGAAGGGAAAACACTCCCAAACTTTCCCACACCTTTACATCACCAAGTTAAAACCTGGGAAATTAATTAAGGATCAACATCCTGACTTTCCCTTTGctgtgaaaagggaaaacaacCTTCTGCTGTAAAAGCTTTCGACACCTGCAGGAAGTAGCTTTTGTGACAAGCTCTCCATTCCAAACCTCTGCAGGGTTCTGAACACCCCTGAGACACGAGGCTTGAAATGACCTCTCTTGGACACACCTGTGCCTGGAAACAGGTGTAAGGCAGTGACAGGGAGTGTGGAAAGAATATCCATTCATCCTTGAGTTCCTTCACCCAACACTTGTGGGTTTGCCTCGCACAAGACCTTAGGACAACAAAAtattgaggctttttttttggttaataGCGTAACCTCAGAGCTATCAGATCCTTCTCCTCAGAAAGCTGTAGGACCACACCGGTTTACAGCTTTTCCCAGTTCCCCAGTGCAGAGAACTCCCAGGTCACACGAGTCCTTTGGAACACTTGTTTTTCCTTGGCTGGTGCCAAGACGCAGCcgctcccctgcctgctccacGCGTGACTCTGCACCAGGAGCTGTTCATTAGCGCCTGACCTGTGGCTGATTTTTCCTTTCGGAGTCTGCAGGCTGCAATAATAACTGTAAGCATAAAAAGCAGGcagttcttttttctcttggctAACCCCTCTGTGCCTGGGTTTTTCTCTCACAGACAGCATGTTTGCAGAGACCATGACCACTGCCCGGCTCAGCACCGCCCGGCTCAGCACCTGccttccccagagcagccacGACTCGGCCAACTTCAACAACAACGAGCTGGAGAACAACCAAGTGGTGGCCAAGATTGCAAACCTAAACCTGAGCCGGGTGCCAGGACTGGGGACAGACAACCACATCATCCCCTGCTGCCCCAACCGGCGGCAGCACGCCCAGGGAGTGCCGGCCTTCCTGGACACCGACCTGCGGTTCCACCCCACCCGCGGCCCCGACGTCACCTTCTCCCAGGACAGGATGGTGGCCTGCACCAACTGGCAGGAGAGCAATAGGACTTTGGTGTTTTCCGACCGGCCTTTGCACATCGGGGAGAGCCTCTTTGTGGAAGTAGGACACCTGGGGTTGCCCTACTACGGGGCCCTGTCGTTCGGCGTCACCTCCTGTGATCCGAGCACGTTGCGGACAAACGAGCTCCCGGCGGATCCGGACTTTCTGCTGGACCGCAAGGAGTACTGGGTGGTTTACCGAGCCTTCCCCGTCCTCAACAGCGGAGACATCCTCAGCTTCATGGTCCTGCCCAACGGAGAGGTGCACCACGGGGTCAACGGCGCCAGCCGGGGGATGCTCATGTGCGTGGACACCTCACAGTCCCTCTGGGTGTTTTTTACCATCCACGGCGTGATCAACCAGCTCAAAATCCTGGGTAAGTGGAGCCGACAGAGAGCACCTGGCTGGGGGGTGTTTCCTGGGTCGGAACCCGAGCTCTGGGGTTGCAGTCACACAGTGTTGGCTGATGTGAGGATGCAGCTCCTTGTGTTTGTAAAGAAGAGTGACAAAACATGGAACCTGTCACAGAGATGCGTGCAGCCTCCGTGATTCCCCCAGGAAAGGATGAGACTTGAGAGATAAAacaagcagcaggcagggatggctgTGAGGGGCATCTGTGTTTCAGTGGGTTTGTTTTTAGAAGGGATTCTTTATGAACAGGGATGGCTGTGGGGGGCAGCTGTTTTTCAgcaagtttgtttttaaaagggaTTCTTTATGAACACCCTATTCCAGCCAACAGGTATGAAACTTCTGCCTTGGTAAAGATTTTTGtgagcacagctctggtttAAGCATGGTCAGTAATTGCTCCTGAAGCACTGCCACAGCTCGGGGATCAGCTTGGCACTTCTGGTTCATTGCTGGTGATGAGTCCCagcctttctcctttcctcctgttAAGGATTCCAccagaaaagcagatgaaaatgaCTTTGTAAAGCAGGTTTTCTTCATCCAAAGCCTTTCCCAGCTGACAGtgtgacagccacagctggagcccactgctgctggggagagTGGGACAAGTGGAAAGGCAAATACTGGATAACCTGGTGCTTGCTTCACTTCATTGTGCTTCACAAGCATCAGTCATACAAATGCATAACGAGGTCCAGGCCCTGGGCTCACGTCCAAAATCTTGACCTGTGTCGTTACCAAGGGGCAGCATTAACTCAGCAGCTGCACTTGCCCCGAAGCCCCCGTGCAGCTGgggtgggagcagctctgcaggctgcgtgggctcagctcagctctctcctgtgtccccaggcacgGTGCAGTCCAGCCCAGTGACGGTGTCTCCCTCAGGATCCCCTGGTGGCTCCCAGTACGACAGCGACTCGGACATGGCCTTCAGCGTCAACCGCTCCTCGTCAGCCTCCGAGTCCTCGCTGGGTAAGGACAGCCAGCCCTCAGCTCCCGGGGGACAGACACCTCTCCtgacagcccagcagcagggatgggaggaaAACACAGTGCTGGAAGGGTTTTCATGgcctgcaggagggctgggcaTTGGTTGTGTCAGCAGCAGTGTGGTCACTGGTGCTGCTGATGCTGTGTCTCAAATCTTGTGTCTAAGTTCTGGGCCACTCCTGACAAGAAGgacacagaggggctggagagtgtccagggaagggaatggagctgggaaggtgctggaggagctcagggagctggaaaggggctcagctggagaaaaggagctcaggggggaccttgtggctctgcacaagtccctgccaggaggggacagccggggatcgggctgtgctccagggaacagggacaggatgggagGAAACAGCACCTGGAAGGGTTTAACCTGAATATAAGAAATAATCTCACtatggaaagggtggtcagcTATCaaacaagctgcccagggaagtggtggaatcaccatccctacaagtgtttaaaaaatgtgtggacATGGCACCTGCCCCATGTGTAGAAAAGGGATAACACTATCCCAGAAAAGGGATAACACTCTCCCAGAAAAGGGATAACACTCTCCCAGAAAAGGGATAACAGGCTCTGCCCAGAGACTGCTGCTGGTTACAACACACTGGGATTCATTTAGCCAAAGATCCAGGCAACAATTCAGAAAAGAAGAGCCTTAAAACCTGACTTCAGTGCGTTACACAGCGCCAGCTTTGCCCCATCCCGGTGACTAAACAACCTCATCCTCTCTCACCCCTCCTCTTCTTTTGCAGTGACTGCCCCCAGCTCCCCTTTGAGCCCCCCCATCTCTCCTGTCTTCTCCCCTCCGGAGCCTTCGAGCAGCAAGAACGGGGAGTGCACCGTGTGCTTTGACAGCGAGGTGGACACGGTGATCTACACCTGCGGACACATGTGCCTCTGCAACACCTGCGGTCTTAAGCTGAAGAAGCAGCTGAACGCCTGCTGCCCCATCTGCCGACGGGTCATCAAGGATGTCATTAAAATCTACCGCCCGtaggggctgcagccagggggAACGCCGCTAGCAAACCACGCCTTTCCGTCCCTGCTTATGGGTTATCGTGCTGGTCAGTCGTTATCCAAGTGGCTcgttttctgtgtttccttatTTGACTGGTAGGGCACAATTCAGGGAGCAAAGCTGAGGATCGTGTAGGGGCCCCGCAGGCACGGGCTGCTCCGCGGCGATCGCCGGCACCCGAGCCAGCTGCCAACGAGAAATTTCCTGTGCAAaggctctttttatttttgtccctctcctcctcctgctgcgGGGGAGGCTCGGGATGGGGAGGTTGCCACTTGGGCAGTGCCAGGTGTCACCGGGCTTCCCGACCCTAAAACCCGACAGCTCTTGGCTGTGGCTTGGGTTGTGGTGGAGCAAAACTGGGATGAGCCCCAAGAGAAGGGTTCAAAGTGGGCAGAGCTGGTCTGGAAACGTCCTGTTAAGGAGAACTAGCTCTGGCCAAATAGTGACACAGCCAGGTTACCACTTATTAGGGTTCTGTCCCCATGACCAGGCTCGTGGGGACATGGAGGAGCTGGTCTGGGCTAAGATAAAgcagagttttctttctgtggcagAACAGGGGTTTCTGGCCATGGAGGCTGACAAgcagggagctgccctggggtggCAGTGAGGATGACGAGCCcacccagagcccaggcagcccctgcagAGATGGAGCTGTGAGGGGCAGCtcaggctctgccctgctgccttctgAAGCCATaacctgcagcctgtgcttggccagaggggctgggatgggcacacTGCAATCCTGGCCTGGGACACCGCAGTGAGGGCTTTGTCACCCCCAGGCACACCCCCCTGCACTTtgctctgccctcctggcaGGTGGCACAGCTGCCGTGTCACCCTGTCCTGACTGTCACCTCTGCTGGACCTTCCCCTGCAGCCGGTGCCAAGGGCTCAGTCTTCCTCCCGCCCCACCacggggatttttttttggaggcTCTGGTGAGAAATTCATTTCTGACCCAGTTCCCATCAGGCTCACCTTTCTTTCTGGGGACTGTACCTGCTGATTTTACCTGCTCTTTCTGCAGCCTTTGCAGGTTTCCCAGtacagctcccagctgcctgcacGCTGAGTCTCAACTCTAGATGAGATGTGTTGAGAAAAACAGGGACTGTCTCACTTGGCTTGACttaggaggaaagaaaaaggctcTGAGGCTGAATTAGATGGTGGGAATTGAAAGGTAAATGAGTTTTGGGTGTAATGCCAGCACTGGGGCTGGTGTGAGGagctcagcatcctcctccctgctgctccagcaggagctgccctccGGTCTCCACCCTCTGCCCATTGCACTTATCCTGTCCTTCAGCCTGAGCCTGGAGAGGTTCCAGCTGGTCCAGGCTCataaagagggggaaaaaatggagatgGGAGGATGAGAggagctgtgtcactgcagctcagTACATAAGGAGAGCTTTTTAGAAAGGTGCAGTTACCACATTTTAGTCTGGGAACAGGGAAAAACAGGATAATAACTCCTGTACACTTCAGGGCTTCTAGAGGGAGCCTGAGGGATGTCTGGCTATtattccctctctcctccaAGGCTCTGGGTGcttggctgtgccaggagagctgggtttggggactgcctgtgccagccctgtgccagccctgtgccagccctgtgccagccctgtgccatgctgccatcagggaggggacacccaAGGAGCAgaccatcctcctcctgcagcgAGCTGTGCTCACAGGACACccttttgggtgttttttctttttcccttggagAACTGATGAACATTTTTATTGAGTGTATCAATgagaggctgctgtggggtgagACCTCTCAGCCATGGCCCTGCACGAGGGCCCAACAGCTTTGCAGAGCCCTTTTTGGAGACCTGGCTGATGCCACTGGCTGTGCCACCACCCTCAGCAGAGCCACTTTCACCTGTCACTGCCACCTTTCCTCCAGGAGGAGCCAGGGCACATTCCCTGCATCTGGAGCTTTTCTGGACCTCCCAGCTGTTCTCCACCCCAGGGACCACCAGGCTTCACATTCCCAGGGATCTCCCAGCCCCACCTTGGCAGCTCCAGGtccagctgtgggcacagcaccaaGGGCACAACGGTGCCAGGGGTGTGTCAGCacctgcctgggcactgccagccgTGGGAAAcctttccatgggcaggaaACCAAGGAAAGCTCCTGGAATCCCCAGCTTGGATCAGGTCTGGGCCATCCCTGGCGTTGCTGTCCCAGTTTCAGGGGTGCCCTTTGGTCACTGCCCACGGTGgcaccagcagggcagagcccctGTCCTCGGTGCCACCTCAGGTCCAGCCCgggtggattttcttttttattcgGTGTAgctctgttttgtatttttaagccAGCAAGGAGAAACACCGAatccagcccaggagctgtgcaggacacGTTGCAGAGGCTGAATTTTTGCTGTAGCAGCCAAAACCAAGTTTGCAAGAAGGGGCAGCACGCAGTGAGGCCAGCAAGGGAAGCGAGTGGGATGGGAGAGCAGTGGATCTGTGGCCCTGCCTATCCAAGAGCAACAGGAATTTTCCAAAATAGGcctcaaaataaataaaaacaaaaagaatatatatatatatatatataaagatttCCAGGAAAAGGTAGCCTCTTACAGATTTCATTGTTAGTATTCgtattgctattttttttaaacagtccAATGATATATATGATTTGTACAGAAGATCTGTTTGTGCCTTATAAGGGTGTCTGTGcactttttatcctttttaaagcaacttttaaaaagaaaaaaaaagagaaaaaaaaaaaaaaaaagatagggGGGAGAAAACCAACACAGATCAATGGTAGTTTTATAGAATTTTGTGTTCACTGAGAATCCTGCTttacatatatctatatatgtctatatgtctatatatatatatagattagatatatatagatatatgagtgaaaaagtgtttatttccatggatttttcctctcctctcctccttaaCCTTTGtttgaaaattgaattttaaaaaaaaaagggaaaaaggaagaaaggaaagagacgGGGGAACTCTTTTACCTCTCCCCCTTTCTGAGGCAGTTCCTCTCTTGTCGTTACCTTTATGATTCAATACTGTGACCTGTATTATCTTGTTGAAGCTGAATCAGATTTTGGACCTCTGTATTAGGCTTTTCAAGCAAATTTTTTGGGgggcctggggagggagggcaTCGCACGAGGGAGGGAGCTGCACCTCTACATGTCAGTGCTCTATAGTGTTCAgtgctgtgtgttttcctttcgTCCATTTACCTGTTTTCCATGAATATAATTTGACTTGTTTATGAGACAAATAAACCTTTGGCTTGTACAGAGTGCTCTGGAGTGCTTCAAAGAGTTtgagctgagggcaggggggAAGGTGAGGCAGCCTTGATTTGATCCAGAGGGGGCAAGGgcttctaaaatgaaaaaacaacagcaacaacaacaacaaaaaaggacaCTTTACAAACCTTTGCTGGCTCGTTTAACCCTGCAAATCCTTGGAGGTTTGAGGGACGAGGGTGTattgcagggctgcagaggtgaAATAGTTTGGTGGCCCTGACAAAGAGCCCCAAATTTCTTATCCAATCTCAGAGGcaaggcagctccagcctgtgcccagccagggGTGATGCAGACACAACAGGAGggtggattttcctttttttttctttttccttttctcctttttccatttcctgtttccttcccctttttcctgtttccttttcctcttgcctttcctttccactttcttctttccttttcccttttcttgtttccttttcctgtttccttttccttccccctgccctcttccctttcttctttccttttcccttctcctgtttccttttcctcttgccttttctcttccttttttccttccccctttcctccttcctcttcccttttcctgtttccttttcccttttccttcatgTCGAGTGGGAAAATTCATTCACAACTCTGCCCTGCCAGAGCTGAGTGCTCACACAAACCCCTTGCTCGCTGTGGGTGCTGAAGGAGCCTGACAATTTATGCCAAAATGCCTTTTTGGGCACTCTGCTGCCTCACTTTATCTCCAGAGCTGGTCCCTGGTCACTCAGAACCTCCAAAGCCCCTCAGGACTGGCAGcacctccttttctctctgcactTCCCCAAAATCATCAAACTCTGCTGCTTTGAGCTGGCAGTAAAAACTTCCACACTCCCATTTGTTGGGATATAAAGTTTGGGCACCAAGGAAGACACAAGGAGCTGTCAGGGTCCCCATGAgcctccctgccacagctgccaggatggacagacagacagaccccaaaccagccctggaCACAAGAGCATCACCCCAAATTGCAGCCCAGAATTCCACCAGCCATACACACGGGGTTCACCAGGGTGCTTGAAACCAGTCaagcagtttctttttatttctttaaaaaaaaacccaaaaaaccaaaaaaccaaaaaaacaacaacaacaaaaaaccaacaaaaaaaaacccccaaaacaaacaaacaaaaaaaatccaaccccaaaactcagcaaattaaaaaaaaaaaatccatcccttAAAGGTGAAGGTATAGACAGGGCATGGACACAGCTACATCTACCTTCTGCTGCCCCCCACCCACCCCACCGTAATGGAGATTTATACACATTACAGGATATAGAGACACATGGACAGAGGAATGGCCTTGGggagcctggcaggagctgggcactgcaggcCTGATGCCCACCCAGGAcgtgcccagcccagccccaaatcccagctcctgggtgcCCCTTGCCACAAGCCCCgctctcagggctgctctgggaggatGGGCTGTGGCTCCCCACGACTTTGGGGGGCTTTTggccaccctcctcctcctcacgAGGTAGGCAGGGAggtgcagggaggagaggcagcctggcttggggacagctgggggaCAAAGCCCTGCCAGCCCATGGCATCGTCCCCCCAGGAGCTCGGCCAGCCCAGGAAAAAGGGGTAAGGCTGCAGGTGTGGGCACCTCCTGAGGGTCATCCCTCCCTGCTGGAAGCTctttgggaaggagggaacCATCCTGTCACACGCTCAGCGAGCCAAAATACAGTACTAGTGTCAGGGAAAACGGAGCACGACCAGTTCCGAGGCTCAGGCTGCgagggcagagggaagagccCTCGTTAAAAGAGAGGCCACACAAAGAGCACGGCTCTccctgaggagagcagggcacagaggtcTCCGGGACAGAGCTGAGATGAAAAAGCCCTTCAGCAAAGGCAGAGCAAGGACACGGGAAAAGGACACACAGCCCTAGCCTGTGTTAAGAGCAGGgatgcagctccagccccttcccagacCCAGTGGGAGCTGGATttggctgtggagcagctctggcttcactcagcccagctctgctttaaCTCATCCTGTCCCCACTCCTTTCCGAAGAAGAAGGGATTG containing:
- the NEURL1B gene encoding E3 ubiquitin-protein ligase NEURL1B; this encodes MGNTVHKTLADTSHQARSVSSRPYYSLPNSSHERRSVLAIAEPPRFHSQAKGKNVRLDAHSRKATRRNSFCNGVTFTNRPIHLYEKVRLKLVAVHHGWSGALRFGFTIHDPSQMSSEEIPKYACPDLVTRPGYWAKALPERFAVRDNILAFWVDRHGRVFYSINDEEPILFHCGIKVSGPLWALIDVYGITHEVQILDSMFAETMTTARLSTARLSTCLPQSSHDSANFNNNELENNQVVAKIANLNLSRVPGLGTDNHIIPCCPNRRQHAQGVPAFLDTDLRFHPTRGPDVTFSQDRMVACTNWQESNRTLVFSDRPLHIGESLFVEVGHLGLPYYGALSFGVTSCDPSTLRTNELPADPDFLLDRKEYWVVYRAFPVLNSGDILSFMVLPNGEVHHGVNGASRGMLMCVDTSQSLWVFFTIHGVINQLKILGTVQSSPVTVSPSGSPGGSQYDSDSDMAFSVNRSSSASESSLVTAPSSPLSPPISPVFSPPEPSSSKNGECTVCFDSEVDTVIYTCGHMCLCNTCGLKLKKQLNACCPICRRVIKDVIKIYRP